In Pedobacter sp. W3I1, one DNA window encodes the following:
- the pheT gene encoding phenylalanine--tRNA ligase subunit beta codes for MKISYNWLKQFVQIDKTPQELSLILTNVGLEVESVEKVQPVVGGLEGLVIGEVLTCVQHPNADRLRITTVNVGGKENLQIVCGAPNVGAGQKVVVATVGTTVYPLEGEPFKIKESKIRGELSQGMICAEDEIGLGKSHDGIMILAEDTEIGIRAKDHFKMDDDFVFEIGLTPNRADAASHLGVARDLAAYFRSEYEMPDLSAFKTDNENLVIPVEVEDLTACPRYSSLTLSGVTVKESPEWLKDKLKVIGLRPINNVVDITNYVLHGLGQPLHAFDADKITGGKVIVKKVAEGTPFVTLDDVERKLSADDLMICNADAPMCIAGVFGGKSSGVDANTKNIFLESAYFNSVSVRKTSKRHGLKTDASFRYERGTDPEITVTALKYAALLIKELAGGEISSSVSDIYPSHIKPFEFEVSYTNINKLIGANIPSAEIKHIITALGISATNTADDTLALRVPSFKVDVTRECDITEEVLRIYGYNNIEIPSKVNASLSYSIKPEKENTHNVIADMLTSNGYAEIMCNSLTKSAYSKNLDEAVFILNPLSSDLNVMRQNLLMPALESVAYNQNRKNADVKFYEFGKTYHLINEQYVERSRLLLLVAGAKQSEQWNHNAKPVTFYNLKSAVDAIMLRLGITSYQSDALNDENFAYGIKYFRGDKTLVSFGAVSKADRKVADVNAGVFYADFDWAALLDIVRKNKIVNKEVSKYPQVRRDLSLLIDQAVTFDTLKGIAFKTDKKLIKEVGVFDVYVGDKLPEGKKSYALNFILQDEEQTLTDKQIENTMQKLIANLTAQAGAEIRK; via the coding sequence ATGAAAATATCATATAACTGGTTAAAACAATTTGTACAGATTGATAAAACACCTCAGGAACTTTCGTTAATCCTTACCAATGTTGGTTTGGAAGTAGAAAGTGTAGAAAAAGTGCAGCCTGTTGTAGGCGGTTTAGAGGGATTAGTTATTGGCGAAGTATTAACTTGTGTACAGCATCCCAATGCCGATCGTTTACGCATTACTACGGTAAATGTTGGCGGTAAAGAAAACCTTCAGATTGTTTGTGGTGCTCCAAATGTAGGCGCTGGTCAAAAAGTGGTAGTGGCTACAGTGGGCACAACGGTATATCCTTTAGAGGGTGAGCCTTTTAAAATAAAAGAATCAAAAATAAGGGGAGAACTTTCTCAGGGCATGATCTGTGCCGAAGATGAAATTGGTTTAGGTAAATCTCATGATGGGATTATGATCCTTGCCGAAGATACCGAAATTGGGATTCGGGCAAAAGATCATTTCAAAATGGATGATGATTTTGTTTTTGAAATCGGGTTAACACCAAACCGTGCTGATGCAGCTTCACATTTAGGTGTGGCGAGAGATTTGGCCGCTTATTTCAGAAGCGAGTATGAAATGCCTGATCTTTCAGCTTTTAAAACAGATAATGAAAACCTGGTTATTCCGGTAGAAGTAGAAGATTTAACAGCTTGCCCACGTTACAGCAGCCTTACGCTTTCTGGTGTTACCGTAAAAGAATCGCCAGAGTGGTTAAAAGATAAATTAAAGGTAATTGGTTTACGTCCGATCAATAATGTAGTTGATATTACCAATTATGTGCTTCATGGCTTAGGACAACCTTTGCATGCTTTCGATGCCGATAAAATTACCGGTGGAAAAGTAATCGTAAAAAAAGTTGCCGAAGGAACACCATTTGTAACGCTTGATGATGTAGAACGTAAGTTGAGTGCAGATGACTTAATGATCTGCAATGCCGATGCACCAATGTGTATTGCAGGCGTTTTTGGTGGAAAATCTTCTGGAGTGGATGCCAATACTAAAAATATTTTCTTAGAAAGTGCTTATTTCAATTCAGTTTCTGTTCGTAAAACTTCAAAAAGACACGGATTAAAAACGGATGCATCTTTCCGTTATGAGCGTGGTACCGATCCGGAGATTACGGTTACGGCTTTAAAATACGCGGCTTTATTGATTAAAGAGCTGGCTGGAGGAGAAATTTCTTCATCAGTTTCTGACATTTATCCAAGCCATATCAAACCGTTCGAGTTTGAAGTAAGTTATACTAACATCAATAAATTAATTGGTGCAAATATTCCATCAGCAGAAATTAAACATATTATTACAGCTTTGGGGATTTCTGCAACCAATACGGCTGATGATACTTTAGCTTTAAGAGTACCATCGTTTAAAGTTGATGTGACCCGCGAATGCGACATTACAGAAGAAGTATTGCGTATTTATGGTTATAACAATATCGAAATCCCATCTAAGGTAAATGCATCGCTTTCTTATAGCATCAAGCCTGAAAAAGAAAATACGCATAACGTAATTGCAGATATGCTTACCTCGAATGGTTATGCAGAAATTATGTGCAACTCGTTAACTAAATCGGCTTATTCGAAAAATTTAGACGAAGCCGTATTTATTTTAAATCCGTTAAGCAGTGATTTAAATGTAATGCGTCAAAATTTATTGATGCCGGCTTTAGAAAGCGTAGCCTACAACCAAAATCGTAAAAATGCTGATGTTAAATTTTACGAATTCGGTAAAACCTATCATTTGATCAATGAGCAGTATGTAGAACGCTCAAGGTTGTTATTATTAGTTGCTGGGGCTAAACAGAGCGAACAATGGAACCACAATGCTAAACCGGTTACTTTCTATAATTTAAAATCGGCGGTTGATGCGATTATGTTGCGTTTAGGCATTACAAGTTATCAATCTGATGCTTTAAATGATGAAAACTTTGCTTACGGAATTAAATATTTCCGTGGGGATAAAACCCTGGTCAGTTTCGGTGCCGTATCAAAAGCCGACCGTAAAGTGGCCGATGTAAATGCAGGCGTTTTTTATGCCGATTTTGATTGGGCTGCCTTGTTAGATATTGTAAGAAAAAATAAAATCGTGAACAAGGAGGTTTCGAAGTATCCCCAAGTGCGCAGAGATTTATCTTTATTGATCGATCAGGCTGTAACTTTCGATACCTTGAAAGGTATTGCTTTTAAAACCGATAAAAAGCTGATCAAGGAGGTTGGTGTATTCGATGTATACGTTGGCGATAAATTACCAGAAGGGAAAAAATCGTACGCTTTGAATTTCATTTTGCAGGATGAGGAACAAACCTTAACCGATAAACAGATCGAAAATACAATGCAGAAACTAATCGCGAATTTAACCGCACAAGCTGGTGCAGAAATTAGGAAATAA
- a CDS encoding DUF962 domain-containing protein, protein MSKQTITIEPKRPVDVLFDKYAESHQNPTNKLVHWICVPLIVFSLLGLIWQIPFPHIGFLGSYNGFFNWASFLLAFSLYYYFTLSPVLFFLMIWVVGLMSYIIVKIEQAVGLGSGTAYAIYAVIFVAAWIGQFIGHKIEGKKPSFLDDVKFLLIGPIWLLHFICKKVGIRY, encoded by the coding sequence ATGAGCAAGCAAACCATCACAATCGAACCCAAACGACCAGTAGATGTACTTTTTGATAAGTATGCCGAAAGTCATCAAAATCCAACAAACAAGCTGGTGCACTGGATCTGTGTTCCATTAATTGTATTCAGTTTATTGGGTTTGATCTGGCAGATCCCTTTTCCACATATTGGTTTTTTGGGCAGCTATAACGGTTTCTTTAACTGGGCATCATTTCTATTGGCCTTTAGCTTATATTATTACTTTACACTTTCGCCAGTATTGTTTTTTTTGATGATATGGGTGGTTGGTCTAATGAGTTACATTATTGTAAAAATTGAGCAGGCGGTGGGTTTAGGCAGCGGAACGGCTTATGCTATTTATGCAGTAATATTTGTAGCTGCCTGGATTGGTCAGTTCATTGGTCATAAAATTGAAGGCAAAAAACCCTCATTTCTGGATGATGTTAAGTTCCTGTTAATAGGTCCGATCTGGTTATTGCACTTCATTTGTAAGAAAGTGGGTATTCGTTACTGA
- a CDS encoding M57 family metalloprotease — protein sequence MKKTSILSSFSRIMGLAVLLLTLSIYSCKKSEPSVIATESKAEVESAILAKIKEMGFQIDGIKESGDYYVVEGDILISKKSLSTVKNIEKATNVGGKIAQGNTNQLIQGNLTNVIITQEDFDTRWFYAIREAITAWNAVSNCRINLIHSYNQFYPPYTSSVSPNITIRKVNMGTGAFGQADFPTDAGQPGANIWVNPVTNNVTSTGADNGIPRSHAQDVFMLVHEIGHCLGLRHTDYKGEGNYDAYGRYVGVNATPGTPSTGAASADPNSVMNSGRLGTSRTWTDFSSYDVIAAQYLYPPVTTSFVSTFKNVINGPSSNSAGATVISTAGAMYNGGYYEWRMLDQSLNVVLPVSSFSNSSQQEWAHNTPGTYYLECRLVGLECVGEWARQTVIFN from the coding sequence ATGAAAAAAACATCTATTTTAAGCTCATTCTCAAGGATAATGGGCCTGGCAGTTCTGCTGCTAACCTTAAGCATCTATTCGTGTAAAAAATCTGAACCCTCTGTTATCGCGACGGAGAGCAAAGCAGAAGTTGAATCTGCTATACTTGCAAAAATCAAAGAAATGGGCTTTCAAATAGATGGCATTAAGGAATCTGGCGATTACTACGTGGTGGAAGGTGATATCTTGATTTCGAAGAAATCACTATCCACAGTAAAAAATATTGAAAAAGCAACAAATGTTGGTGGTAAAATAGCACAGGGGAATACCAATCAGTTAATTCAGGGAAACCTCACAAATGTTATTATCACCCAGGAAGATTTCGATACCAGATGGTTCTATGCAATTAGGGAAGCAATAACTGCCTGGAATGCGGTAAGTAATTGCCGCATTAATTTAATCCATTCTTATAATCAATTTTATCCACCTTACACAAGTTCTGTTAGCCCTAATATTACCATTAGAAAAGTAAATATGGGAACAGGTGCATTTGGACAAGCAGATTTTCCAACCGATGCAGGACAGCCCGGAGCTAATATTTGGGTAAATCCTGTTACCAATAATGTTACCAGCACGGGTGCTGACAATGGCATACCAAGAAGCCATGCGCAGGATGTATTTATGCTGGTACACGAAATTGGTCACTGTTTGGGCTTGCGTCATACAGATTACAAAGGAGAAGGTAACTACGACGCTTATGGTAGGTATGTAGGCGTTAATGCTACACCTGGCACGCCTTCAACAGGCGCTGCGTCGGCAGATCCAAATTCAGTGATGAACTCTGGCAGACTTGGTACTTCAAGAACCTGGACCGATTTTTCATCATATGATGTAATAGCCGCTCAATATTTATACCCGCCAGTAACCACGTCATTTGTAAGTACCTTTAAAAATGTGATTAATGGGCCATCTTCCAATTCAGCAGGTGCAACGGTGATTAGTACAGCCGGCGCCATGTACAATGGTGGTTACTATGAATGGAGAATGTTAGATCAAAGTTTAAATGTTGTATTGCCGGTAAGCAGTTTTAGTAATTCGTCACAACAGGAATGGGCGCACAATACACCTGGAACTTATTATTTAGAGTGCCGTTTGGTTGGTTTAGAATGCGTTGGAGAGTGGGCAAGACAAACCGTCATTTTTAATTAA
- a CDS encoding radical SAM protein codes for MANTRDYIYYDYTKSLCPECLQLCDAKIVFQDAKVFMLKNCRTHGDSKVMIADDVEYYKQIRNYNKQSEMPLKFNTKVHYGCPYDCGLCTDHEQHSCLTVIEVTDRCNLACPTCYAMSSPSYGRHRTLEEIERMMDVVVANEGEPDVVQLSGGEPTVHPDFFKILDLAKTKPIKHLMVNTNGIRIAKDINFVEKLASYMPDFEIYLQFDSFSAEVLTKLRGEDLTEVRRKAIDHLNQFNVSTTLVVTLQNGLNDHEIGDILDYALKQKCVRGVTFQPTQVAGRNDDYNDQQGRITLTEVRRKIYEQYPTFTPQDLIPVPCNPDALCMAYALKIGDEVIPMTHLINPEDLLNNSKNTIVFEHDEKLKEHMLNLFSTGVSVDCAEDTFGELMCCLPRVKSDSLSYDNLFRIIIMNFMDPLDFDVRAVKKSCVHIVSDKYKMVPFETMNIFYRDNKIDLIREKLNMN; via the coding sequence ATGGCCAATACCAGAGATTATATATACTACGATTATACCAAAAGTCTTTGCCCCGAATGTTTACAGCTTTGCGATGCGAAAATTGTTTTTCAGGATGCTAAAGTGTTTATGCTGAAAAATTGCAGAACACATGGCGATAGCAAAGTAATGATTGCTGATGATGTAGAATATTATAAACAGATCAGGAATTACAATAAACAATCGGAAATGCCACTTAAGTTTAATACCAAAGTGCATTACGGTTGCCCTTATGATTGCGGTTTGTGTACTGATCATGAACAGCATTCGTGTTTAACAGTAATAGAGGTTACCGATCGTTGCAACCTGGCCTGTCCAACCTGTTATGCCATGTCGTCGCCAAGTTATGGCAGACATAGAACTTTGGAAGAAATAGAGCGGATGATGGATGTTGTAGTGGCAAACGAGGGTGAGCCCGATGTGGTTCAGCTCTCAGGCGGAGAACCAACGGTACACCCCGATTTTTTTAAGATTTTAGATCTCGCCAAAACCAAACCCATTAAACACTTAATGGTGAACACCAACGGCATCAGGATTGCCAAGGATATTAATTTTGTAGAGAAACTGGCAAGTTATATGCCCGATTTTGAAATCTACCTGCAGTTTGATAGTTTCAGTGCAGAGGTTTTAACTAAATTACGGGGTGAAGACCTTACGGAAGTAAGGAGAAAAGCCATCGATCATTTAAATCAGTTTAATGTATCTACCACATTAGTCGTTACCTTGCAAAATGGATTAAACGATCATGAAATTGGCGATATCTTGGATTATGCGCTTAAGCAGAAATGTGTTCGTGGCGTTACTTTCCAGCCTACTCAGGTTGCCGGAAGAAATGATGATTATAATGATCAACAGGGAAGAATCACTTTAACCGAGGTACGTAGAAAAATTTATGAGCAATATCCAACTTTTACCCCACAAGATTTAATCCCTGTGCCATGCAATCCCGATGCATTGTGTATGGCTTATGCATTAAAAATCGGCGATGAGGTGATCCCGATGACACACTTAATCAATCCCGAAGATTTGCTCAACAATTCAAAAAATACGATTGTTTTTGAACACGATGAAAAATTGAAAGAACACATGCTCAACTTGTTTAGTACAGGTGTTTCGGTAGATTGTGCCGAAGATACCTTTGGCGAATTGATGTGTTGCCTGCCCAGGGTAAAATCAGATAGTTTAAGTTATGATAATTTATTTCGGATCATCATCATGAATTTTATGGATCCCCTGGATTTTGATGTACGTGCAGTTAAAAAATCATGTGTACACATTGTGAGCGATAAATACAAAATGGTACCTTTCGAAACCATGAATATTTTTTATCGTGACAACAAAATAGATCTGATCAGAGAAAAATTAAATATGAACTAA
- a CDS encoding TonB-dependent receptor encodes MDLLNSFKRAALTVFALTISILAYAQTGKISGTVTDKKTGETLIGVTVKIKGTTKGTSTGADGKYTIAALQDGKFIIEASYVGYATKEVPSVEVNGGGTTTLNLALDESNSQKLADVQVKGQSSRETETALLSLQKNAIEIKQGIGIQELSRKGVSDVEEGLTKITGITKVDGRGLFVRGLEDRYNNLLINGLAVPSNNPFKKIIPLDLFPTDIVSVLETYKTFNSGLYGDFAGGTFNIVTAKGEKAVTKINIGTSFLSNSSFKKFLRPEGETSIGDYFGFAGSDRKLPKVFGKKPSSYTMTGNEANSQFGSGFDVEEGNAPLNTNIGILHTRKIRFENNRYFQYLVSVNTDNNFQIREGVDRFFNTAQGIYDNNLYTTKYRFSTNSSVLGAINYGTNRLNLNLNAFYLKGTETMIQDQLGYTNSQATVTNSFIRLNQLQKTDFFTGQVFANYKITEDDRHSIRAGASYSKTGYELPDRKSFKGVQLDANTTSISYTGNSISRQYMDFNGDFFGSGLLEYNLKFGNGDKEKANKFTVGYNGSFNKIESNFRFLVSQNLASNSATFNTNQPDATLADQIANGGFTYNEGTGATYLARMQESVNAGYADLSLVIGDKININGGLRVEQSQRVTRFRNQGTYDDPFLRVTKNKTDVLPALNFKYSVSEKTNLRLSLSKTLTKPVIMEAFPLEFVNPDATIENGNPNVINSQNYNLDVKYEFFPSNTEMFAITGFAKYLKNPIERLFTPTAGSGGLAITYDNSKKAVLYGAELEFLLQLSRFSESLSNFSVGFNTSLMYTQTTIDKVKNSAETAAIGNENTRKLQGASPWLINADIKHESNFGKNWKSTITLAYNIYGERIYAVGTNGLDNYYEKPFGKLDLIWSNKISSKWDLKFGVENILNPTYKVDLGEKSLVKIYENSLTVKDYKRGVGVSLGLGYTF; translated from the coding sequence TTGGATTTACTAAACTCTTTTAAAAGAGCGGCACTTACTGTGTTCGCTTTAACGATCAGCATACTTGCGTATGCACAAACAGGAAAAATTTCTGGAACAGTTACCGATAAAAAAACGGGTGAGACCTTAATTGGAGTAACGGTTAAAATTAAAGGTACAACTAAAGGTACTTCTACAGGTGCTGATGGTAAATATACTATTGCTGCATTGCAAGATGGTAAATTTATTATCGAAGCATCGTATGTAGGTTATGCTACAAAGGAAGTGCCATCTGTTGAAGTAAATGGTGGAGGTACAACTACCTTAAACCTGGCGCTTGATGAATCAAATTCTCAAAAATTAGCTGATGTACAGGTAAAAGGTCAGTCCAGTAGAGAAACTGAAACAGCACTTTTATCGCTTCAAAAAAATGCAATAGAAATTAAACAAGGTATCGGAATCCAGGAACTATCTAGAAAAGGTGTAAGTGATGTTGAAGAAGGATTGACAAAAATTACCGGTATTACTAAAGTAGACGGTAGAGGTTTATTTGTAAGAGGTTTAGAAGACAGGTATAATAACTTATTAATAAACGGTTTAGCAGTACCTTCTAACAATCCGTTTAAAAAAATTATCCCCTTAGATCTTTTTCCAACAGATATTGTAAGTGTTTTAGAAACTTACAAAACTTTTAACTCAGGCTTATATGGCGATTTTGCTGGTGGAACTTTTAACATTGTAACCGCTAAGGGCGAAAAAGCAGTAACCAAAATTAATATCGGTACCAGCTTTCTTTCAAACAGTAGCTTTAAGAAATTCTTAAGACCTGAGGGTGAGACTTCAATCGGTGATTACTTCGGCTTTGCAGGAAGTGACCGTAAACTACCTAAGGTTTTTGGGAAGAAACCATCATCTTATACCATGACTGGAAACGAAGCCAATTCGCAATTCGGATCGGGTTTCGATGTTGAAGAGGGAAATGCGCCTTTGAATACAAATATTGGTATACTACATACACGAAAAATCAGATTTGAAAACAACCGCTATTTCCAGTATCTGGTTTCTGTAAATACAGATAATAATTTTCAAATCAGAGAGGGAGTAGATCGTTTCTTTAATACCGCACAAGGTATTTACGACAACAACTTATATACCACTAAATATAGGTTTTCTACCAATTCATCGGTATTAGGTGCAATTAATTATGGTACCAACAGGTTAAACCTTAATTTAAATGCCTTTTATTTAAAAGGAACAGAAACCATGATTCAGGATCAACTGGGTTATACCAATAGCCAGGCTACAGTTACTAACTCATTTATCCGTTTAAACCAGTTGCAAAAAACCGATTTCTTTACCGGTCAGGTGTTCGCGAATTATAAAATAACGGAAGACGACAGACATAGCATAAGGGCAGGAGCTTCTTATTCAAAAACAGGTTATGAGCTTCCTGATAGAAAATCGTTTAAAGGAGTACAGCTAGATGCGAATACCACATCAATTAGTTATACTGGCAACAGTATTTCAAGACAGTATATGGATTTTAACGGCGATTTCTTCGGATCTGGTTTACTGGAATACAACTTGAAGTTTGGAAACGGCGATAAAGAAAAAGCCAATAAATTTACTGTAGGTTACAATGGCTCTTTCAATAAAATAGAATCTAATTTCAGGTTTTTAGTTTCGCAAAACCTCGCCTCTAATAGTGCTACTTTTAATACTAATCAGCCTGATGCTACGTTGGCCGACCAGATTGCCAATGGTGGCTTTACTTATAACGAAGGTACAGGTGCAACCTACCTTGCCCGCATGCAAGAAAGTGTTAACGCTGGTTATGCCGATTTATCGCTGGTTATAGGCGATAAAATTAACATCAATGGTGGGTTAAGGGTAGAGCAATCGCAACGGGTTACAAGATTCAGAAACCAGGGAACTTATGATGATCCTTTTTTAAGGGTCACAAAAAACAAAACAGATGTTTTACCAGCTTTAAACTTTAAATATTCGGTTAGCGAGAAAACCAACTTAAGGCTATCACTTTCAAAAACCTTGACCAAACCGGTTATTATGGAAGCTTTCCCATTAGAATTCGTAAACCCGGATGCGACTATCGAAAATGGTAATCCGAACGTGATTAATAGCCAGAATTACAATTTAGATGTGAAATATGAATTTTTCCCTTCTAATACCGAAATGTTTGCCATAACCGGCTTTGCCAAATATTTAAAAAATCCTATTGAGCGTTTGTTTACACCAACAGCGGGTAGCGGTGGTTTAGCCATTACCTATGATAACTCTAAAAAAGCAGTTTTATATGGTGCTGAATTAGAATTTTTATTGCAACTCTCAAGGTTCAGCGAATCGCTTTCTAATTTCTCAGTTGGTTTCAATACCTCGTTGATGTATACCCAAACTACTATTGATAAGGTAAAAAATAGTGCTGAAACTGCCGCAATTGGTAACGAGAATACCCGCAAGTTGCAGGGCGCTTCACCATGGTTAATCAATGCCGATATCAAACACGAAAGTAATTTTGGTAAAAACTGGAAAAGCACCATCACATTAGCCTATAATATTTATGGCGAACGTATTTATGCGGTAGGTACCAATGGCTTAGATAACTACTACGAGAAACCATTTGGAAAATTGGATCTGATCTGGAGCAACAAGATTTCGAGCAAGTGGGATTTAAAGTTTGGCGTAGAGAATATCTTAAACCCAACTTATAAAGTTGATTTGGGCGAAAAGAGCTTAGTGAAAATATATGAGAACAGCCTTACTGTTAAAGATTATAAAAGAGGTGTTGGCGTGTCGTTAGGCCTTGGCTACACATTCTAA
- the rny gene encoding ribonuclease Y, translating into MEIVEILGYVFAVIAGIAIGVVVGRFLLRNLLKQQEVAAQNKVKKILKDAENNAEILKKNKLLEAKEKFLQMKAEHEQEVTAKNNNINQRENTMKQKEQSVNQRMENFNKKEQELDKQKSVLEKQTEIAIKKQEEVEVLKNQHLTQLETIAGLSAEEAKNQLVENLKEVARTQAMIQIKDIVDEAKLTASKEAKKVVIQTIQRTATEAAIENSVSIFHIESDEIKGRVIGREGRNIRALEAATGIEIIVDDTPEAIILSGFDPVRREIARLALHRLVTDGRIHPARIEEIVAKTKKQIEDEIVEIGERTVIDLGIHGLHPELIRMVGRMRYRSSYGQNLLHHSREVANFCATMAAELGLNAKMAKRAGLLHDIGKVPDDNPELPHAILGMQLAEKYKEHPEICNAIGAHHDEIEMTSMISPIIQACDAISGARPGARREVVESYIKRLKDLEELALSYPGVEKTFAIQAGRELRVIVESERITDAQAELLAADISTRIQTEMTYPGQIKVTVIRETRSVAFAK; encoded by the coding sequence ATGGAAATAGTTGAAATATTAGGATACGTATTTGCCGTAATAGCGGGTATAGCTATCGGAGTAGTGGTAGGAAGATTCCTCCTGCGTAACTTGCTTAAACAGCAGGAAGTTGCTGCACAGAACAAAGTGAAGAAGATTTTAAAAGATGCAGAAAACAATGCAGAAATTTTAAAAAAGAATAAACTTTTAGAAGCAAAAGAGAAGTTTTTGCAAATGAAAGCTGAGCACGAACAAGAAGTGACTGCGAAGAACAACAACATTAACCAACGCGAAAATACCATGAAGCAAAAGGAGCAATCGGTAAACCAGCGCATGGAAAATTTTAATAAAAAAGAACAAGAACTCGATAAGCAAAAAAGTGTTTTAGAAAAGCAGACCGAAATTGCGATTAAAAAGCAAGAAGAGGTTGAGGTGCTGAAAAACCAACACTTAACGCAATTGGAAACCATTGCAGGTTTATCAGCCGAAGAGGCTAAAAACCAGTTGGTAGAAAACTTAAAAGAAGTTGCGCGTACACAGGCAATGATCCAGATTAAGGATATTGTTGATGAAGCTAAACTGACGGCAAGTAAAGAGGCTAAAAAGGTGGTGATCCAAACCATTCAGCGTACAGCTACCGAAGCGGCTATCGAAAATTCTGTGTCTATTTTTCATATAGAAAGTGATGAGATTAAAGGTCGCGTTATTGGCAGAGAGGGTAGAAATATCCGTGCTTTAGAAGCCGCAACCGGTATCGAGATTATTGTGGATGATACACCAGAGGCCATTATTTTATCAGGTTTCGATCCGGTAAGAAGAGAAATAGCCCGTTTGGCTTTACATCGTTTGGTAACAGATGGTCGTATCCACCCGGCTCGTATTGAAGAAATTGTAGCGAAAACCAAAAAACAGATCGAAGATGAGATTGTAGAAATTGGTGAGCGTACCGTAATCGATTTAGGTATTCATGGTTTACACCCTGAGTTAATCCGTATGGTTGGCCGTATGCGCTACCGTTCATCTTACGGACAAAACCTGTTACATCACTCGCGTGAGGTAGCTAATTTCTGTGCTACCATGGCTGCAGAACTAGGCTTAAATGCTAAAATGGCTAAACGTGCAGGTTTATTACATGATATAGGTAAAGTGCCTGATGATAATCCTGAATTGCCACACGCAATTTTAGGGATGCAATTGGCCGAAAAATATAAAGAGCATCCTGAAATTTGTAATGCTATTGGAGCCCACCACGATGAAATTGAGATGACTTCGATGATCTCTCCAATTATTCAGGCTTGTGATGCGATTTCTGGCGCCCGTCCAGGTGCAAGGCGAGAGGTGGTAGAAAGTTATATTAAACGCCTTAAAGATTTAGAAGAACTGGCCTTATCTTACCCAGGCGTTGAAAAAACGTTTGCCATTCAGGCTGGTAGAGAATTACGCGTAATTGTAGAAAGCGAACGCATTACTGATGCGCAGGCAGAACTTTTGGCTGCCGATATTTCGACCCGTATTCAAACTGAAATGACTTATCCCGGACAGATTAAAGTTACCGTAATTAGAGAAACCCGCTCTGTAGCATTTGCGAAATAG
- a CDS encoding cell division protein ZapA, producing the protein MGEISIKITISDRIYPLKVNMEEEEIVRRAAKMINERIKDYQDNYAVRDKQDLLSMAVLHYATAVLRTENKVQSQDTAVADKVEELDVLLSNFFSK; encoded by the coding sequence ATGGGAGAAATCTCGATTAAAATAACCATTTCCGACCGTATTTATCCGCTAAAGGTGAATATGGAAGAGGAAGAAATTGTGAGACGGGCAGCAAAAATGATCAACGAACGCATAAAAGATTATCAGGATAATTATGCGGTTAGAGATAAGCAGGATCTTCTTTCTATGGCTGTGTTGCACTATGCAACAGCGGTATTAAGAACAGAAAACAAAGTACAAAGCCAGGATACTGCTGTTGCCGATAAAGTTGAAGAATTGGATGTTTTACTGAGTAATTTCTTTTCAAAATAA